The sequence CATGGGGTGCGCTTTTTTGTCCATATGTCAGTGTGCCAGAAGGTTTCATCAGGCACTCATTTCAGTCCGTATCTAAAGGAAGACGGCCGGAATGGCAAGGGCTGGTTCCCGGAAAGTTTTTCTCAGCCCGGACAAGATGCCCGGGCTTTTGGTGAGTGACCTGATAGCTACGGTTTCGGATCAGAGCTTTCAGCCCCTCCATTCAGGGCAGTTTTTTTACGGAAAGAATCTTTATGGCTTCTCTGGGTACATTCTGGTGTCCTTTTGAAAGACCTGTGGTCACCCGTTCTATTCTGCTCAGCACATCCATGCCCTCCACTACCCGACCGAATACGCAGTATCCGAAGCCCTGGGCGGTGGAAGCCTTGTAGTTGAGAAATTCGTTATCCACCGTATTGATGAAGAACTGGCTGGTGGCGGAATGGGGAGCATTGGTACGGGCCATGGCAATGGTCCCTTTCTGGTTTTTTAATCCGTTGGCCGCTTCATTGGCAATGGGGTCTTGTGTGGGTTTTTGCTGCATATTTTCTGTGAATCCGCCGCCCTGTACCATAAAGCCGTGGATTACCCGGTGAAAAATGGTGCCGTTATAAAAACCCGTGGATGCATAGGAAAGAAAGTTCTGTACGGTTTCCGGGGCTTTGTCAGGATACAGTTCAAGAATCATGGTACCCATGCTGGTTTCCATGGCAATGCGGACGGTTTCAGGTTGGGACGCCGCCGCTGTTTTTTCGGCAAAGGCCGGAGAGGCCGTAATAAAGGCAAGGCAGATGGCAAGGGTGAGAATGCGCCGCATGTGAGAATCTCCTTATTGATCTTTTAATAGTCTTTTTTCCAGAAAAGTCCCATGCCGCCACCCTTGGGGCCAATTTTACTTTCAAGGGTGATGCGGCGGGATAGTTCCACATCCGCGGAAACAAGGTCATCGTTGGTTCTCAGATCTTTTTCAACGCGCAGGTATACCTTTTCGTGTACATATTTACCGGCACGAAGGCGGATGTCGTCATTGTCATCGCCATCGGAAACGATGTTGAGATCATCCAGTCCGAAGAAGCTCCGGGCCGTGTCCATGGCACCGGGACCACCACCATAGCCTGCCAGTTCCCTTGCGGCAAGGGCAAGTTGAGCTGCCTGTATGGGCGTTATGGTTGCCAGAGACCGGCCGAAGAGCATCTGGGCCAGTACTTCGTCCTGGGGAAGGGCAGGTTCTGAGGAAAGGGTGAAATCCAGCTGAGGGGGCTGGCCTTCCACGCGGAGAATGGAAACAACTTCCCGGCCTTCCTGTCTGGCTTCAAAGGAGACAAAGGGGCTGGGCGGCTGGCTTCCGTCCAGCATAATGGTTCCCTGAGAAAGGGTGAGCCGTTTTCCCAGAAAGTCCAGTCGGCCCCGGATGAGCCGTATATCGCCCCGAACCACCGGATCCTTTGCCTGGCCCGTGATATCCAGGTTGCCTCCCCATTCGGAGTCAAGGCCCCGCCCCCGTACAAAAATGCGGGAAGGAAAATGCAGCTGGAGGTTCAGGCGGGTATCCATGGGTGGCCTTGTCCGCGGGGGAGGCTCATCCTCTTCCCCCGGACCGTGGATTTCTACCACGGTAAGTTCGGCTATATCCGGCCCGCCGAATTCTTTAAGAAAGATCTCCACGCGTTCGAAGCGGATGTCTCCCGTTACTTCCTGCTGCAGGTGCGTACCCTGTATGTTCAGGGAGCCTTGGGCAATGGCAGCCATAAGCGATGGGTTATCCACAACCCGGAAGCGTTCTGTGTTCAGGGACAGCTGAAAGGGGAAATTATTGTTACTTGAAAGGCTAATCTCTCCCGTTCCCTGGGCGAGTCCCCGGAAGCCGTCACTGGCGGTAAAGCTGTCCAGCCGGATGGCTCCGCCCGTCATGGAGACGGAGGCCGCCATATCCCGGATCAGCAGCCCCTGTTCCAGATGTTGATACACTCCGTCTTCCAGCGTCAGGGTTCCTGATGGCCGGGGAGCATGGAGAGGACCTTCTATTTGAAGGTTCAGAAGGGCTTTGCCTTCAAGAAGCTGATGATCCGGCATGAAGAGAAAACCCAGACGTGCAAGGTCCAGCTCTCCTCGGATGGCCGCCTGAACCGGGGTGTCCTGAGGAAGGAGGAACCGGAAGGGAGCAAGGGAAAGCTTCACGGGAAGGCTGCCTTTTCCTGTGAGAATAGGTTTGTTCCCGTGCATTTCCCTGGCGTGAATGGCAATGGAAAAAACCTGATGGTGGAATGTAGCATCGGTTTTCACTTCCATTTCAGGCAGGGCCTGCTCATGGGAGGTTCGGGTTGAAAGCTGACTGGCTGTAAGGGAAACGTGCCCTTCCGGGTTGGAAGGAGAGCCACTTAGGCTCATGCGGGCATCGACCGTTCCCTTGGCGGCAGGCAGCAAAAGAGAGATGGGCAGTTTCTGGAGCTGGCTTGTCAGCTCAATTCTTTCAGGGCTCCATATGCCTTTTGCCTGCAGTTCTCCCTTGTCCAGAGCAAGGTTCAGGGAGCGGAGAGTGAAGGTATCCCCTTTCTGGTGGAGTTCTATGGGAGACAGGGCGGACAGGGTGTGTCCGTCCAGCTGTGCATAGAGGCTGTGGAGGGTGAAAGATCGTTTCTGTTTTTCTTCATTGTACAGGGCTTCAAAATCCAGATAAAAGGGCAGATCATTTTGTTTTCCCTGACTTTCAAAGAAAAGGGAAAGGTCCTTCAGCGATCCCCGGGCCGAAGCCCTTGTATGTTCCAGTAAACTGGTTCCGGAAGCCAGGTTGTCTGCCAGCAGAGTGGCATCCAGGGTCGCTTGCCCGGTGAGGTCATGGGCCGTTCCTTCAAAAAGAAGATGACCCAGACTGGCAACGTCCGTTTTCCAGTGGTTCATGCTGAGAAGAAGGGTGGCATCCTGCTGCCCCTGATGGGACAGAAGACGCAGATCCAGAGTTGCCGTACCTGCGGCATTCAGACCGGCGAGGCTGGCCAGGGGAGCGGCATCGCTGATATGGGCTTTGATGTCTGCAAGCACATCCATGGTGGACAGATGGATTCCTGCATTACCCGCTACATCGGCGCCGGGGAGGCGGAAGGTAATTTCATTCAGCATCAGCTCGCCGTTATCACGGAAAAAGGCGATGTCGGCTGAAAAGGGAAGTTTTTCCGGCCCGCCGGAAAGGGTGAGGTTGCCTGTGGGCCTTCGGGGAATGTCTGTGATCGCAAGATCAAGGGAAAAGGGCATGGGGCTTGTGGGCAGGGTCAAGGTGGTGCTGGTAAGGGTGGCGGAAAGGGAAAGCTCGTCCAGCCTGCCCTGCAGGGTTGCGCCAAGATTCAGTGCACCGCTGACGCCTTTATCCGGCAAAAGATCGGCGGTTTCATGGAGAAGCATGTCTCCCCGGCTTTCCATGTGGCGGCTCATGGGGAAAAGATTCATGTGACCGCTTAATTCGGCAAGGGCGGTGGTAAGCCGGGCTCCCCGTATGTGAATTCCCAGTTCACTCCCTTCGGTATGGCGGTAGCCGAGTTCCAGTTCGCCCGTAAGGTTTGCCCGCTCGCCCGCAAGGATGTCCAGGGGAGCGGGCAGGCCTGTCATTTCCGTGAGGCTGGTTTCTATGTCAAAATGAAGATCCAGAGGGTAGAAAACGCCCTGCATGTGGGTTGTCAGGGTCCCCGCAGCACCAAGGTCTGCCATACCGTAGGGAGCAATCCAGGGGGTAAGCTGGTTGAGATTCAGACGAGCGGAAAAATTGTTGCGGAGATTTTTGGTGTTCATGCTGCCATGGCCCTGAAAGGCAAGTCCTTCTCCTGTAATGGAGAGATCATTGACCAGAAGGTCTCCGGAAGAAAGGGCATAGTGGAGGTCGAAATCCGCTTCCAGACGGTCGGGCAGGGGAGCGTATACATACAGAAAGTCCTTGCCCGTAATGCGTCCGCTGGCAACAAGGTCTGGCAGGCCTTTTTTGTTTTCTCTGAGAGAAAGTTCTCCTTTGAGAGAGAGATCTGAAAAGGAAATACCTACAACATCCGGATTTGTCAGTTGAAGCTCCAGCCGGGTATGGGGAGAGGTGAAGGAGCCGGAGACATTGGCA comes from Desulfobotulus pelophilus and encodes:
- a CDS encoding peptidylprolyl isomerase encodes the protein MRRILTLAICLAFITASPAFAEKTAAASQPETVRIAMETSMGTMILELYPDKAPETVQNFLSYASTGFYNGTIFHRVIHGFMVQGGGFTENMQQKPTQDPIANEAANGLKNQKGTIAMARTNAPHSATSQFFINTVDNEFLNYKASTAQGFGYCVFGRVVEGMDVLSRIERVTTGLSKGHQNVPREAIKILSVKKLP
- a CDS encoding translocation/assembly module TamB domain-containing protein, which produces MTGETAPQATPQSRRIRGLFLILLWIFLGLIFTLSTASLVLLRTHTGHKLLESGINRLLHSEEGLRVHIQGLHGALPFAIGISGLRLSDPEGTFFEGKDLRLVLSPADLLSGRIHITEIHSRYLGLYRLPGLPPGKAPAEKPGKEKAFPPNLPAILLDQLLLEEVYLADTVAGEDIRFRVEAFLGADDTTWQAGLHARVFEGPPGTLQLDAGYFPATRLLNMNLQLEESSGALALMLGLAEKMPLSASLGGEALSGAWSGDLHVQAGDRNKIQTSIHLSWEDLPTLLLDGRWELDENLLPAPLAGHMASGHFATALSREQSGDIFISDLALGNKALDIRAKGHLHPTKQEMDTDLSVHLRDTETIARWIHVNPGSEVTLHANVSGSFTSPHTRLELQLTNPDVVGISFSDLSLKGELSLRENKKGLPDLVASGRITGKDFLYVYAPLPDRLEADFDLHYALSSGDLLVNDLSITGEGLAFQGHGSMNTKNLRNNFSARLNLNQLTPWIAPYGMADLGAAGTLTTHMQGVFYPLDLHFDIETSLTEMTGLPAPLDILAGERANLTGELELGYRHTEGSELGIHIRGARLTTALAELSGHMNLFPMSRHMESRGDMLLHETADLLPDKGVSGALNLGATLQGRLDELSLSATLTSTTLTLPTSPMPFSLDLAITDIPRRPTGNLTLSGGPEKLPFSADIAFFRDNGELMLNEITFRLPGADVAGNAGIHLSTMDVLADIKAHISDAAPLASLAGLNAAGTATLDLRLLSHQGQQDATLLLSMNHWKTDVASLGHLLFEGTAHDLTGQATLDATLLADNLASGTSLLEHTRASARGSLKDLSLFFESQGKQNDLPFYLDFEALYNEEKQKRSFTLHSLYAQLDGHTLSALSPIELHQKGDTFTLRSLNLALDKGELQAKGIWSPERIELTSQLQKLPISLLLPAAKGTVDARMSLSGSPSNPEGHVSLTASQLSTRTSHEQALPEMEVKTDATFHHQVFSIAIHAREMHGNKPILTGKGSLPVKLSLAPFRFLLPQDTPVQAAIRGELDLARLGFLFMPDHQLLEGKALLNLQIEGPLHAPRPSGTLTLEDGVYQHLEQGLLIRDMAASVSMTGGAIRLDSFTASDGFRGLAQGTGEISLSSNNNFPFQLSLNTERFRVVDNPSLMAAIAQGSLNIQGTHLQQEVTGDIRFERVEIFLKEFGGPDIAELTVVEIHGPGEEDEPPPRTRPPMDTRLNLQLHFPSRIFVRGRGLDSEWGGNLDITGQAKDPVVRGDIRLIRGRLDFLGKRLTLSQGTIMLDGSQPPSPFVSFEARQEGREVVSILRVEGQPPQLDFTLSSEPALPQDEVLAQMLFGRSLATITPIQAAQLALAARELAGYGGGPGAMDTARSFFGLDDLNIVSDGDDNDDIRLRAGKYVHEKVYLRVEKDLRTNDDLVSADVELSRRITLESKIGPKGGGMGLFWKKDY